The nucleotide sequence AGCAGTGCTGCCAGCGCGTCATCCAGGAAATCGCCGCGTCCCACGATTCCGATCCACTTGCCCACTGCTGCCGCCTCGACAAGCCTCACTTCCTCACTGCCCTTCTCGCTTGCGCGTCCCGATGGATCAGTTACGCCGCAGGCATCTGCTGGACGCGTACGCTACCTGCATTGAACGCCACAGAACGGACATGCACAATCCGGCAATATTGCTGTCGGACAAAGAACCGACACATGATCGCCGAAATAGGCGCACAATCGGATCATGGGCAGCACGATTAGTACCCCGCAACACGGCACCGCTGTCGGGTCCGTGCGGTCAGTTCGAACGCGGGCGCACTCTTCAGTTAATTCCACAGAATCGGTCACACCACGGTGGACGTGGGTCCAATCGCGATGGTCCGGTACACCTGCGAGAATAATCTTCAGCAAAACCCGGGAGAGGAGCTACTGGTAATTACGAGGACTTTCTGACTAACCAATACCGACAAATTTGACTTCAGGGGTAAAAGAATGCTCCGCCGCTTATTGCTGAATGCATCGGATTCGCCGCGCGCCCGGCACTTCACCGAGAACAGCCGTATGGCGCGCCCGCTTGTTAGCAGGTTCATCGCCGGCGACTCACTCGAGGCCGCGTTGCCCGCAGTTCGCGAGCTCGTCCAGGACCGGTACGTGAGTCTTGATCATCTTGGTGAATTCACAACTGACGACTCAATCGTGCGTGATGCGGTCACCCTCTACACCGATGTACTCGACAAACTCGCTGACGACGGGATCGCTGATCGTGTCGAGCTCTCCGTCAAGCTCTCCTCACTTGGATCAGCCCTCACTCGCGATGCATTTCCTGCGACGCTGGCTGCGGCGCAGGAGATTTGCGCTGCTGCGGACGCTGCGGGGACATGCGTGACCGTCGACATGGAAGGAGCTGGGACTACGGATCTCACGTTGTCCGTTGTCCGCGCACTTCGTCGGGACTTCCCGAAGACTGGCCTAGTTCTGCAGGCCCACCTGCGCCGCACCGAAAGTGACTGCCGCGAGATCGCCAACTCTGGCACCCGGGTGCGCCTTTGCAAGGGCGCGTACCAGCACCCAGCGGACGCCGTCTACAGCACCCGCGAGGAGGTCCGTGAATCCTTTCGCAGGTGCCTTTCGATCCTCGTGAGCTCCGATACCTACCCGATGGTGGCAACGCACGACCCCGTTCTCATTGATTTTGCGGCGAGCCTCGCCGCTCGCACGAAGTGCGGGCGCGGCGATTTCGAGTATCAGATGTTTTACGGCATCCGCCCTGCAGAGCAAGTGCGACTTGCAGCCGAAGGTGCGAAAGTGCGCGTCTACGTCCCATTCGGGACGGAGTGGTACCCCTACTTCATGCGGCGACTTGCTGAACACCCGTCAAACTTGTTCTTTTTGCTGCGGGGC is from Hoyosella subflava DQS3-9A1 and encodes:
- a CDS encoding proline dehydrogenase family protein; protein product: MLRRLLLNASDSPRARHFTENSRMARPLVSRFIAGDSLEAALPAVRELVQDRYVSLDHLGEFTTDDSIVRDAVTLYTDVLDKLADDGIADRVELSVKLSSLGSALTRDAFPATLAAAQEICAAADAAGTCVTVDMEGAGTTDLTLSVVRALRRDFPKTGLVLQAHLRRTESDCREIANSGTRVRLCKGAYQHPADAVYSTREEVRESFRRCLSILVSSDTYPMVATHDPVLIDFAASLAARTKCGRGDFEYQMFYGIRPAEQVRLAAEGAKVRVYVPFGTEWYPYFMRRLAEHPSNLFFLLRGEGPA